The nucleotide sequence CACCGGACGGCGCGGAGGCCGACGGCGAGTCCGTCGACGGCACCGGGTGGCGCACTCGCGTGAGCCTGCACGTCGACGCGGACGGCAACGTCGGTCAGTACGCCGCACGCAGCCACCGCGTGGTCCCCCTCGAGGACCTGCCCCTCGCGACCTCGGCGGTGGAGTCCGCCGCGCTCGCGCTCCACGGCGGCGACCCGGGCCGGATCGATCTGGTCCAGCCCGCGGACGGTCGGGTTCGAATCCTCCCACGGCCGGAGCGGACGAGGGATTCGGCGCCCCGACGCGGCCGCGGCGCTCGACCGTCCTCCGCCAAGTCGCGCAAGGCTCACGCAGCCGAGGTCGTCTTCGAGCGCGTCGGCGACCGGGATTTCCGCGTGGATGCAGGCGGGTTCTGGCAGGTGCACCGCCTGGCAGCTCACACCCTCACCACGACCGTCTCCGCCGCGCTCCGCGCCCTGCCCGGCGAATACCCCGCCGTGGACCCGGATGCCTGGAACCTCGACCTCTACGGCGGCGTCGGCCTCTTCGCGGCGACGCTCGGCGAGCTCGGCGGCTCCTCGACCAGGGTGACGAGCGTCGAGTCCGATGGCCGTGCCACCGAGCATGCGGGGGAGAACCTCGCCGACTGGGTCGGCGCGCGCGCCGAGACCGGGCGGGTCGACCGGTGGCTTGCGCGGCTCGCGGCCGAGGCATCCGCTCCCGAACGCGAGCGGCTGTCGCGCGGGGTGGCGCTGCTCGATCCTCCCCGTTCGGGAGCCGGCCGTGACGTCGTCGATCACCTCACCGCACTCGCGCCCTCCACGATCGTCTACGTCGCGTGCGACCCGGTCGCGCTCGCGCGCGACATCGCGACCTTCAGTGCCGGCGGGTACGAGGTCGCAAGTATCGATGGCCTGGACCTTTTTCCGAATTCGCATCACGTCGAAGCCGTGGCGGTTCTCACCCGCGGGTGAGTCTCGTCGCTAGGCTGGCGGAATGACGCGTGTGGCCTTCATCGACGATCACGAGTCGGTCCGGCTCGGCCTCGAGGCGGCGTGCGCCCGCGCCGAGACCATGAGCGTCTCGTTCTCCGGCAACACCGTCACCGAGTACGTCGACTGGCGGGCGAGGTCGCGACAGGCCCCCGCCGACGTGGTCGTACTCGACCTGACGCTGGGCGACGGCACCACGGTCACCGAGAACGTGCGGCGTCTCGTGCTCGACGGCTCGAGCGTCATCATCCACAGCGTGGCCGACCGGCCCGCAGCCGTGCGAGAGGCGCTCGCCGCCGGTGCGGCCGGCGTCGTCAGCAAGTCCTCGCCCATCGGCGACGTGATGGCGGCGGTGCGCACGGTCGCGCGCGGCGAGCCGCTCAACAACGTCGAGTGGGCCAGTGCTGTCGAAGGCGACCGCGCCTTCGCCGACGCACAGCTGTCGGCGCGCGAGCGCGACGTGCTCCGCCTCTACGCCGCCGGTCTGCCGCTCAAGGTCGTCGCTGATCGCCTCGGGGTGGCGTACTCGACGGCGAAGGAGAACATCACGCGCATCCGCGTCAAGTACGTCGAGGTCGGCAGGCCCGCGCCGACGAAGATCGATCTGCTGCACCGAGCCGTCGAGGACGGGATCCTCGTCGAGCCTTCGGCGGACCCGGGAGACGCCACGCGTGGCCGCTGACGCACCGACCGGCGTGCTCGACACGGCGTGGGGGCAGATCCCGCACTCGCAACAGACGACTGCCGGGATCGGATCGTTCACGCGCTCCCGCGTCGAGCGCATCATCTCCCTCGTCGCGGGCGGCTTCGGATCACTGATCCTCGGGCTCCAATCGCTCCTGAACGCTCTGGGGCCGGCCCCCGAGCGCCCGGGGTGGCATATCCCGCTGATGGTCGTCGTCTTCGCTGCGCTGGGCGTGATGGTGCTGGCGTGCGTGATCGGCCGTGCGGTGCGCCCAGCGGCCGGCGTGTTCGCCATCGTCTACGTCCTCGTCCTCATGGTGTGGCCGATCGCGACGGCCGGCGTGGCGCCGCCGAGCACGGACGAGCCGTGGATCTGGTACCTGCTGAACCTCGCGACTCTGGCGGCGGTGCTGGCGTTCCCCTTCCCCCTGCAGATCGCCTTCACGATCGCGCTGCCGCTGCTGTTCGGTGTCGTGCGGATGATCCAGGTCGGGTTCGAGCCCCGGTACTGGCAGGTGGTGATCCTGGACGTGACCTTCGCGCTCCTCCTGGGCGGGGTCATCCTGACGCTGGGATGGCTGTTCCGGTCGGTGGCGGTGAACGTCGACAAGACCCGCGCACAGGCGGTCTCCTCGTATGCGCAGGCCGCCGCGGCCGATGCCGCCGAGCAGGAGCGCGTCGCGGTGGCGGCGCTGATGCACGACAGCGTCCTCGCGGCGCTGATCGCCGCCGAGCGGGCCACCACTCCTCGCGAACGCACACTGGCGGCGACCATGGCCCGCGAGGCCCTGACCCGGCTGGCCAACACCGAGCAGGACGAGCACGAGGGACCCGACGAGCCTTGGCTGCCCGTCGCCCTGGCAGAGGAGATCGCCCAGGCCGCGCGCGAGCTGGGAGTCGACGTCGACGTGCAGCGCGAGATCGACCCCGATGCCCCGCCGATTCCCGGGCGCGCGGCTCGCGCCATCGCGCTCGCCGCGACGCAGGCCGTAGCGAACGCGCTGCAGCACGCCGGCGGCGCGGGGCTCGGCGTCGCGCTGCGGGCCGCGTACGGGACGGTCCGCGTGGAGGTCCACGACGCGGGCGAGGGATTCGACCTGGACGCCGTGCCGGACGACCGCCTCGGCATCCGGGCCTCGATCATCGCGCGGGTCGCGGCGGTGGGCGGACGTGCCGATCTGGAATCGGGATCCCACGGCACGGTCGTGCGGCTCACCTGGCAGGAGCCGTCGTCATGATCAGCGTCAAGAACGTCCTCACCGTGCTCGGCGTCGCATTCACCGCCTACTTCGCCGCGCGAGGTCTGCTGTGGGCGGGGCAGCTGATCCCTCATCCGCTGATCATCGTGATCGTGGTCGGCATGTACCTCGCCACGACGTGGCTCTGCATCTTCTGGCAGCCGGCATCGCATCACTCCGAGTCCGACCCGCGCGCCGCCGGTTCGTCGAACGCGGAATCGCTCGAGAGTCTCGAGGCGCAGGCGGCGCCGCATCCGGCCGGCGGAGGCATCCGCGGCCCACTCCCGCTGCCGATCACCGCCCAGGTACTCGCGCTCGCCTGCGCGGTCGTCGTGCCGAACGCGATCCCGATCGCGGTCGGAGAGACCGCGCGCCAGGCGTCGTTCGCGACGTGGTACCTCGGGGGGATCGGCGCGCTCATGACCATCGTGATGGTGCGGCGCCGTCCGTGGACGGCGTGGGCGGGAATCGTTCTGCTCTCGATCGCGTCGTTCTCGTGGATGGGCCCGCTCAACGCCCTGGGGCTCGGACTCGTCGGCTCGATCGTGTGGGTGACCTGCGCCCAGCTGCTGGTGTTCTCGATGGACAGGGCGGCCCGCGACACCTCGCGCCTCACGCGGTTGCAGCGCGCCGCCACCGGCTGGCAGACGTCGCAGGTGGTGCGCCAGCGGGAGCGGCGCGTGCAGGTGCAGCGCGCCCTCGCCGTCGCCGGGCCGGTGCTCACGCGCACGGTCGCGCACGCGGGCGTGCTCACCGATGCGGACCGCCTCGAGGCGCGGATCGCCGAGGGCCGGTTGCGCGACGAGATGCGCGGACCCCGCCTCCTCGACGACGAGGTGCGCACCGAGCTCGAACGCGCGCGGCGCCGCGGCGCCAACGTCACGGTCCTCGACGAGGGCGGACTCGACGACGTCGACGACGAGACCCTCGGCATCATCCGCGCCCAGCTGGCCGAGGCGCTGCGCTCGGCGAGCTCGGACCGCCTCTACATCCGCACATCGCCGGATGAGCGGATCGCGGTCACGGTGGTGGGTCGCTCGCCCTCGGTGGGCGGACCCAGCGACGAGGACTCCGTCGACCTCTGGCGCGAGATCCCCCACCCCGGCAGGGCCTGACCTTCACGTCGGCATCGAGACGGATGCTGCGGCCCGGCGTCCTCAGGGACGCCGGGCCGCATCCGGCCGGAGGCAGACTCGCTCTCCGCCGGAAAGGGGGAGGGGATTCTGGCGGAGAGCGGGAGATGAAGGAGGCGAGGGGCGGCGAAGCCGCCCGCCCCTCGCCTGAGCGGACGGTTACCCGAAAACCATCCGCATGGCCGGACCCGGGGCATCCGCTAAGCGGTGTCGGATCGACCGAACGCAGAAGCGTTCCAGCGAGTCAAGTATCTCGGGGTTGCAAGCGGTGTGTCTGTAGGTATTTCGGGGGACAAACCCGCCGGTCGTGGACCGGGGCCATGAATCCCGCCGACACTCGCCGTCAGGCGTTCCCGAATCGGCCCCAGCCCAGATCGCGGTTCAGCGGCTGCCGGAGGGCGCGCTGCGACAGCTGCCACCCGGTGCGGGTCTCGCGGTCGTCGGCGACGGCCTCGGCCGCCTCGCCGGTGTACGCCTCGCTCACGACGGCGATCAGCGCGGCGAGTTCTTCCTCGGTGGGCGCACCGCGGCGGACCTCGATGGTCGGGCCCTGGGGCGCAGCATCCGTCGCCCGGCCGTCTTCGAGGCTCACAGCGGGATGTTCCCGTGCTTCTTGGGCGGGAGGCTCGCCCGCTTGCCGCGGAGAGCGCGCAGGGCCTTCGCGATCGAGACGCGGGTCGCGGCCGGCTCGATGATGCCGTCCAGCTCGCCGCGCTCGGCGGCGAGGAAGGGCGAGGCGACGTTGTAGGTGTACTCGTTCGCGAGGCGCGTGCGGACGGCGGCGACGTCTTCGCCGGCCTCCTCGGCCTTCTTGATCTCGCCGCGGTACAGGATGTTGACGGCGCCCTGGCCGCCCATCACCGCGATCTCGGCCGTCGGCCACGCGAGGTTGACGTCGGCGCCGAGCTGCTTCGAGCCCATCACGATGTACGCGCCGCCGTAGGCCTTGCGGAGGATCACGGTCACGAGGGGCACCGTGGCCTCGGCATACGCGTACAGGAGCTTGGCGCCGCGGCGGATGACGCCGGTCCACTCCTGGTCGGTGCCGGGAAGGTAGCCGGGCACGTCGACGAGCGTGACGATCGGGATCGAGAACGCGTCGCAGAACCGCACGAAGCGGCTGGCCTTCTCGCCGGCCTCGATGTTCAGGGTGCCCGCCATCTGGGACGGCTGGTTGGCGATGATGCCCACCGAGCGGCCCTCGATACGGCCGAAGCCGATGACGATGTTGGGGGCGAACAGCGGCTGCACCTCGAGGAAGTCCTCGGCGTCGACGATGCCGCGGATCACCTGGTGGATGTCGTACGGCTGGTTCGGCGAGTCGGGGATGATCGCGTTCAGCGCACGGTCGGCATCCGTCGTCTCGAACTCGAAGCCGCTCTCGTAGACCGGCAGCTCCGCCATGTTGTTGTCGGGGAGGAAGCCCAGCATCGAGCGCACGTAGTCGATCGCGTCGTCCTCGTCTTCGGCGAGATAGTGCGCGACGCCCGAGCGAGTGTTGTGCGTGTGCGCGCCGCCGAGCTCCTCCATGCCGACGTCCTCGCCGGTGACGGTCTTGATGACGTCGGGCCCGGTGACGAACATCTGGCTGGTCTTGTCGACCATGACGACGAAGTCGGTCAGTGCGGGGGAGTACACCGCGCCGCCTGCGGCCGGCCCCATGATGATCGAGATCTGCGGGATGACACCCGACGCCCGGGTGTTGAGACGGAAGATCTCGCCGTACTTGCCGAGGGCGACGACGCCCTCCTGGATGCGCGCGCCGCCGGAATCGAGGATGCCCACGATCGGGATGCCGCTGCGCAGCGCGAACTCCATCACCTTGATGATCTTCTCGCCGGCGACCTCGCCGAGCGATCCGCCGAAGGTCGAGAAGTCCTGCGAGTACACGGCGACGGTGCGGCCGTGGATCGTGCCGACGCCGGTGACGACGGAGTCTCCGTAGGGGCGGGAGCGGTCCATGCCGAAGGCGGTGGTGCGGTGGCGCACGTACTCGTCGAGCTCGACGAAGCTGCCGGTGTCGAGGAGCATCTCGATGCGCTCCCGGGCGGTGCCCTTGCCCTTGGCGTGCTGCTTCTCCTTCGCCACCTCCTCGGGATCGAGCACGGCCTCCTGGAAGCGGGCGCGGAGGTCGGCGATCTTGCCGGCGGTCGTCGAGAGGTCGGGCTGCTCGGTCACGGATTCCACCCTATCGGCGGGTCCCGTCGATCTGTTGGAGGGTTCGCACAAGCGGGAGCGGCATCCGCTGTTCGTCCTCGGAGCGGAGCCGGCGGGCGTCAGGGCGGCGGGAGGCGTAGCGTGAGCGGCATCCGCTGTTCGTCCTCGGAGCGGAGCCGGCGGGCGTCAGGGCGGCGGGAGGCGTAGCGTGAGCGGCATGACGTTCTCGTCCGAGGGGTTCCCGCTCACCGCCGCCGTGAGTCCGCGCGTCCAGGTCGTCGAGACCACGGACTCGACCAACGCCGACGTCATCCGGCACGTCATCGACGCGCCGGATGAGTGGCCGCACCTGTCACTGCTGCTGACCAACGACCAGCGGGCGGGTCGCGGGCGCCTCGACCGGACGTGGGTGACGCCCCCGGGCTCGGCACTCGCCGTGTCGATCGCGGTCGACGCGTCGGCGCTTCCGGTCGCCGCGCGCGGGTGGATCCCACTGATCGCAGGCGCGGCCATGACTCGTGCGATCGCCGCGCAGCTCGCCGGCTCGGTGCACACCGCGACGCTGAAGTGGCCGAACGATGTGCTCCTCGACGGAGCGAAGATCTGCGGCATCCTCGCAGAAGTGGTGCCGGGGCAGCCCGAGATCGTCGTGATCGGATCGGGCGTGAACACCCGCATGGCGTCCGTCGACCTTCCCGTCTCGACGGCCACCTCGTTCGCCGCGGCGGGGCTGACGTGCGACGAAGACCGGCTGCTCGCCGACTACCTCGGCGCGCTCGACGAGCAGCTGAAGGCGCTGGGCGCGGCGGGCGGAGACGCGGCGGCCTCGGGAGTGCTCGCCGAAGTCGAGGCGCTGTGCAGCACGCTCGGAAGCGATGTCGCGGTGTCGCTGCCGAACGGCGACACGCTCTGGGGCCGTGCGCAGCGGATCGATCCCGACGGGCGACTGGTGGTCGTGCAGGACTCCGAGTTCGAGAGCGTCGTGTCGGCCGGAGACGTGGAGCACGTCCGGAGCCGCCCCGCCTCATCCGGGCGCTGAGCGAGCTGGTGAGTCGAATCGCGGACGCCAAGCCCCCAAGACCCCGGTCGTTGAGCGAGCTGGCGAGTCGAAACGCGCAGGCGAAACGCGGCACATGACGCAAAACGGCGGGTGCGCACCGGACTGTCAGGTCCGCCATCGCACAATGGGGGCATGACGCAGCCGACGAGCTACGGCGGCAGGCCGCTGACGCCCGCCCCTGGCGCGCCCACGCCGGAGCTGCTCGTCGCGCGTTTCCGCGGCCACGCCCGCCGGCTCGCCTGGTCGGCGCTCGTGCTGATCGCCGTGGCCGGCGCGTGCGGCTACCTCTACGGCAACCTGCCCGCGCCTTTCGAGGATTGGATGCTGCTCGCCGGCGCCGCGGTCGTCGTGCTGCTGCTCGTCGTTCTGCCCTATCTGGCGTGGGCGGGTCACGTCTACACGATCACCACGCGGCGCGTGATGGAGCGTCGCGGAGTCCTCTCCGTCAAGCGCCGTGAGCTCGCGCACGTGCGCGGCTATACGCTCAAGGTGCGCCGTGGCCTGCTCCAGCGCATGTGGGGCGCCGGCACGATCACGCTGACCAACGGCATCGACGAGCCACTGAAGCTCGCGAACATCCCGACCGCCGAGCTGGTGCACGAGGTGCTCGTCGACCAGGTGGAGGTGAACCAGATCCTCGCGCACCGCGATGCGCAGCCCCTTCCGCCCGGGCCCCAGCCGGCGGTTCCCCCGAGGCCTCCGCTGCCGCAGGCCTGACGCGGCGGGTTCATCGTCCCGCGGGTGCGGGATGATGGAGGGAGTCTCACGAGAGGGAGTGGCATGGCGCTGCGAGTCGGAGTCGTCGGGGGTGGGCAGCTGGCCCGCATGATGATCGCGCCGGCGGTCGAGCTCGGGGTCGAGATCCGTGTGCTCGCCGAAGACGAGGGGATGTCGGCATCCCTCGCCGCCACCGCCGTCGGCGACTACCGCGACGCGGACACAGTCCTCGCCTTCGCCCGCGACGTCGACGTCCTCACGTTCGACCACGAGCACGTCCCGCAGGACGTGCTCGCCACCCTCGTCCGCGAGGGCATCTCGGTGCACCCCGGCCCCGAGGCGCTGAAGTTCGCGCAGGACAAGCTGGTCATGCGCGCCCGCCTGCAGGAGCTCGGGATGCCGCAGCCCGACTGGGCGGCCGTCACGAACGCCGACGAACTGCAGGCCTTCATCGAGGACCACGGCGGCCGGGCCGTCGTGAAGACGCCGCGCGGCGGCTACGACGGCAAGGGCGTGCGCGTCGTGTCGGCCGGGACCGAGGCCGACGACTGGTTCGCGACCCTCGCGGAGGACGCGCGCGGCGGCGCCCTTCTCGTCGAGGAGCTCGTGGACTTCACGCGCGAGCTCGCGCAGCAGGTCGCACGTCGGCCGTCCGGAGCGGTCCGCGCGTACCCGGTTGTCGAGACGGTGCAGCGCGACGGCGTGTGCGCCGAGGTGATCGCTCCTGCCCCGCACTCCAGCGACCGCCTGCAGCAGGTGGCGGCCGGGATCGGCGTCTCCATCGCCGAGGGACTCGGCGTGACGGGGATGCTCGCGGTCGAACTCTTCGAGACCACCGACGATCGGCTCCTCGTGAACGAGCTCGCCATGCGCCCGCACAACAGCGGTCACTGGAGCCAGGACGGTGCCGTG is from Microbacterium sp. LWH3-1.2 and encodes:
- a CDS encoding class I SAM-dependent RNA methyltransferase, producing MSETGDLLDLDITGVAHGGVFVARHEGRVVFVPDTIPGERVRVRLTDTVKKSFWRGETVEVLEASPHRQLHVWRQADVDVPPEQRPGGADFGHIGLEHQRALKLEVLLDALQRFGGIAEPVATMSGVAPVPAPDGAEADGESVDGTGWRTRVSLHVDADGNVGQYAARSHRVVPLEDLPLATSAVESAALALHGGDPGRIDLVQPADGRVRILPRPERTRDSAPRRGRGARPSSAKSRKAHAAEVVFERVGDRDFRVDAGGFWQVHRLAAHTLTTTVSAALRALPGEYPAVDPDAWNLDLYGGVGLFAATLGELGGSSTRVTSVESDGRATEHAGENLADWVGARAETGRVDRWLARLAAEASAPERERLSRGVALLDPPRSGAGRDVVDHLTALAPSTIVYVACDPVALARDIATFSAGGYEVASIDGLDLFPNSHHVEAVAVLTRG
- a CDS encoding response regulator transcription factor is translated as MTRVAFIDDHESVRLGLEAACARAETMSVSFSGNTVTEYVDWRARSRQAPADVVVLDLTLGDGTTVTENVRRLVLDGSSVIIHSVADRPAAVREALAAGAAGVVSKSSPIGDVMAAVRTVARGEPLNNVEWASAVEGDRAFADAQLSARERDVLRLYAAGLPLKVVADRLGVAYSTAKENITRIRVKYVEVGRPAPTKIDLLHRAVEDGILVEPSADPGDATRGR
- a CDS encoding sensor histidine kinase, coding for MAADAPTGVLDTAWGQIPHSQQTTAGIGSFTRSRVERIISLVAGGFGSLILGLQSLLNALGPAPERPGWHIPLMVVVFAALGVMVLACVIGRAVRPAAGVFAIVYVLVLMVWPIATAGVAPPSTDEPWIWYLLNLATLAAVLAFPFPLQIAFTIALPLLFGVVRMIQVGFEPRYWQVVILDVTFALLLGGVILTLGWLFRSVAVNVDKTRAQAVSSYAQAAAADAAEQERVAVAALMHDSVLAALIAAERATTPRERTLAATMAREALTRLANTEQDEHEGPDEPWLPVALAEEIAQAARELGVDVDVQREIDPDAPPIPGRAARAIALAATQAVANALQHAGGAGLGVALRAAYGTVRVEVHDAGEGFDLDAVPDDRLGIRASIIARVAAVGGRADLESGSHGTVVRLTWQEPSS
- a CDS encoding acyl-CoA carboxylase subunit epsilon, which produces MSLEDGRATDAAPQGPTIEVRRGAPTEEELAALIAVVSEAYTGEAAEAVADDRETRTGWQLSQRALRQPLNRDLGWGRFGNA
- a CDS encoding acyl-CoA carboxylase subunit beta, which translates into the protein MTEQPDLSTTAGKIADLRARFQEAVLDPEEVAKEKQHAKGKGTARERIEMLLDTGSFVELDEYVRHRTTAFGMDRSRPYGDSVVTGVGTIHGRTVAVYSQDFSTFGGSLGEVAGEKIIKVMEFALRSGIPIVGILDSGGARIQEGVVALGKYGEIFRLNTRASGVIPQISIIMGPAAGGAVYSPALTDFVVMVDKTSQMFVTGPDVIKTVTGEDVGMEELGGAHTHNTRSGVAHYLAEDEDDAIDYVRSMLGFLPDNNMAELPVYESGFEFETTDADRALNAIIPDSPNQPYDIHQVIRGIVDAEDFLEVQPLFAPNIVIGFGRIEGRSVGIIANQPSQMAGTLNIEAGEKASRFVRFCDAFSIPIVTLVDVPGYLPGTDQEWTGVIRRGAKLLYAYAEATVPLVTVILRKAYGGAYIVMGSKQLGADVNLAWPTAEIAVMGGQGAVNILYRGEIKKAEEAGEDVAAVRTRLANEYTYNVASPFLAAERGELDGIIEPAATRVSIAKALRALRGKRASLPPKKHGNIPL
- a CDS encoding biotin--[acetyl-CoA-carboxylase] ligase — protein: MTFSSEGFPLTAAVSPRVQVVETTDSTNADVIRHVIDAPDEWPHLSLLLTNDQRAGRGRLDRTWVTPPGSALAVSIAVDASALPVAARGWIPLIAGAAMTRAIAAQLAGSVHTATLKWPNDVLLDGAKICGILAEVVPGQPEIVVIGSGVNTRMASVDLPVSTATSFAAAGLTCDEDRLLADYLGALDEQLKALGAAGGDAAASGVLAEVEALCSTLGSDVAVSLPNGDTLWGRAQRIDPDGRLVVVQDSEFESVVSAGDVEHVRSRPASSGR
- a CDS encoding PH domain-containing protein, with the protein product MTQPTSYGGRPLTPAPGAPTPELLVARFRGHARRLAWSALVLIAVAGACGYLYGNLPAPFEDWMLLAGAAVVVLLLVVLPYLAWAGHVYTITTRRVMERRGVLSVKRRELAHVRGYTLKVRRGLLQRMWGAGTITLTNGIDEPLKLANIPTAELVHEVLVDQVEVNQILAHRDAQPLPPGPQPAVPPRPPLPQA
- a CDS encoding 5-(carboxyamino)imidazole ribonucleotide synthase — translated: MALRVGVVGGGQLARMMIAPAVELGVEIRVLAEDEGMSASLAATAVGDYRDADTVLAFARDVDVLTFDHEHVPQDVLATLVREGISVHPGPEALKFAQDKLVMRARLQELGMPQPDWAAVTNADELQAFIEDHGGRAVVKTPRGGYDGKGVRVVSAGTEADDWFATLAEDARGGALLVEELVDFTRELAQQVARRPSGAVRAYPVVETVQRDGVCAEVIAPAPHSSDRLQQVAAGIGVSIAEGLGVTGMLAVELFETTDDRLLVNELAMRPHNSGHWSQDGAVTSQFEQHLRAVLDLPLGDTDPLAGWAVMVNILGGPADESLDARFAAAMDEHPQAKVHTYGKAPRPGRKVGHVNVVGDELDDVAYQARAAASFFLD